CAAAAAAGAAGCCATTCTGAACTTGGACTTCTTCTTAGTAGAATTTCGCTGCCTTTTTATTATAACAAGCGGAACATTAATTTTTTTCCCAATTTCCTCAGCGACATAGCGTCCACCAGTGGCAACACCAATAATAACATCAGGGGAAAATTCTTTAATTATTTCTTTAGACAACCGATCACATAACGAATCGAAATCTTTGCCGATAGCCGTAATAACTTTCATATCAAAACTTTCCTATGATATTTTCATAAACAGAGTAAGTCTCCGTTGCGCATCGCTGCCAACTGAAAGTATCAGCTCTTCTTAAACCTTTTTCTGACAAAGAGGCACGTAACTGAGCATCATTAAAAACATTCTCCATAGCACTAACTAACTGAGAAAGGTCATTTGGATTAACCAATAATGCTGCATCACCAGCTATTTCCGGGCAGGAACCTGCGGTAGAGGTGATGACAGGAGCCCCGCAAGACATCGCTTCTAGAATAGGCAAACCAAATCCCTCGGCAAAACTTGGAAATACCAGGCAAAGCGTGTTGTTATACAAATGAACAAGGTCCTCATTCGAGACACCTCGAAGGACTTTTATTTTATCCGGGTTATTAAATATTTTATTTTCCAAGGCAGGATTAGGAAATGCCGGATCGAACCCTCCAACCAAAACTAACTGCACATCAGCATCGGCAAGTCTCTCGAATGCAGCAATAACACTATCAATATTCTTAATCGCGGCAAACCGCCCGACAAAAAGAAAATATGGCTTAGTCACACCCAGACTAGCGATTACATCATTAGATTTTACTTTATCTTTCACGTGGAACTGCTTGCTCGCAGCTTCGTGCACAACCGTAATTTTATTTTCATTAACACCGAAGTTCTTGATTATCTCATCTTTCGTATAATGAGAAACTGCAATTATATGATCTGCTTTTTTTAAACTAGGCGGCGTGAAAATTTCCAATCCTTTAGTCAACTTAGGATTGAAGTACTGTTTGTGCGTACGGAACATGACATCATGAACAGTCACAACATGTTTCGTACTTCTGGTTGTAACCAAGGGTGATAAATAATTTGTATGCAAGAGATCGCATTTATTGCGCCATTCAGCAAGTGCAAATCCGCCGAGAAGGTTCATAGGCGTCCAACCTGATATCAACTTCTTTATTTCTACACGATTATCATTTAAGAAAGGTTGCCCAGCCTGCTTAGTTAAAACAATGGCAGGATCGTCCGCCAGAAGCAATAACTTATCATCGCGATTTATGCACGAAACCAAGTTATTCGCCAATTCTATTGTGTACGTTCCAGTCCCTTGACTAACCTTTTGCATAAATCGGCTATCGAGTGCGATTCTCATTATCCATTCCCATAAAATAAACTATTATAAAGTTAGTATGCGCCATCACGCTTTAATACAACACCTATAGTTTTAAATAGAATCGCAATGTCATTCCAAAGCGCCCAATTCTTAACGTACCATGCATCAAAATACACGCGCGTGTCATAATCAATATCATTACGGCCACTGACCTGCCACAATCCTGTCATTCCTGGCTTCGCCATGAAGTAGTAATCGACATCACCTGCATAACGTTCCAATTCTTTTTCAATAACCGGTCTTGGGCCAACTAGACTCATTTCACCACGAAGTACATTCCACAATTGAGGTAACTCATCCAGGCTTGTCTTTCTAATAAAAGCGCCAATCTTTGTAATACGTGGGTCGTTTTTCAATTTAAAGTCTTTATTCCATTCTTCTCTGGCCTCAGGATCTCGCTCCAATAAATCTGCAAGTACTTCCTGAGAATTTAGAACCATCGATCTGAACTTTAAGCATTTAAATTTCTTTCCATTGTGCCCCACTCTCTCATGCCCATAAATAGGACGACCACCATCTCTTGAAACTTTGTAAGTCAAGAAAATCAACACGGGAGAAAGTGCAACCAAAATAAGAGATGAGCCAATAATATCAAATGTGCGCTTAATGAAGCGTGATGAACGCTTGGCTAAATTATTGCTTACCCGCAGAATCATTACTTCATGACTAAAAATAAATGACATATCGGTGCCATAAAGAGGAACACCACGAAGAGTTGGGATAACAGAAACCGACCGACAATTATGCTTAGCCAGATCTTTCAACCACCAATCACGTAGCGCATGTTGTTCAAATTCAAGTGCGACGATAAATTGCGTACTCTCAACATTGACACAACGCCACAGCTCTTCTTCCGAATTAATGACCGGGATGCCAAAATAATTATCTTCGCATGGTTTATCCGTACACACAAAGGCAACAACTTCAAATCCAAGAACTTCTTCACTTTGCAATGCTGCATAGGCTTCAAAGGCATTTCTTCCCGAGCCAATGATTATGGTTTGTTTTTTCCACAACCCCATCTTGTTAAGGATTTTTTTTGTTAATGCTCTCCCCAACGGCACTAAAATAATTATCAACATCCATGATAACACCCAAACTGAACGAGAAAAGTTCCACTTAGAAAATGCAACTAGAGCTAAATCAAGAACAGCAAAAATAACTAGCGTTCTGAGAACTTCCTTGAGCTCAAACCAAAATGGCTTTCTATATGTGTAGTGTCTAAGCCTTGTCCAGAACCAAAGAACACACACTACAGATATAACAAACTGCGCAACAGAACGAATAAAAAACTCATCCTGAGGTATATAATTATTTAACCCATCAAATAATTTGTAAAGAATGAAATACGAAAGATAGACCGATATGTTAAAAAAGAAAATATCTGACAATGCTAGCATTAGTTTTGTCGTAAAATCGCCAAAAAAAACATTTGTTTTTTTCATTATGCATCCCGAATACTATTTTATAAAATTCAACACGTTATAGAGACAGGTAATTACCGAACAGCGAGTCAAATTAATTTCATATGAATTAGATAAGCTAGATATTTATTTTATAACTTCACGATAAAGTGAACTTACTTTCTGTGTCATAAAACAGCTTTTGAAGTTTTTACTGTAATTATCATAACTTCTTTCGCTCATCGTTTTCCAAAAATCCAAATTTTTATCGCAAATAACGGTAGAAAAACCTTTTATATCCCCATAATCAACTAAAAAACCTGTGACACCATTTATAATAATTTCTGGCAGTGAACCTCGTTCAAAAGCCAGAACGGGTAAACCGTAACTTTGCGCCTCTACGGCAACAAGGCCGAAGGCCTCCCAACGACTTGGCATCAGTAAGACTGTTGCATGGAAAAAATAAGGTGCAATATCTTCATACTTCAACCAGCCTATGTACGTTATTTTTTCACCATATACAGGAAGACTCTTATACTCTATAACATAGTCTCCGATCACAGTGATATGTATATCCTCATTCTGAGAAAGCAAATTGGTTATATTTAGAACGTGATCAAAACCTTTCTGGTGATCCGTCCGTCCAACAAAGAGAATATTCTTTTTATTCGCGTATTTATAAGGGCTTTTTTGCGTTACTATCAAAGGATCTTGAACACCATTATAGATAATGACTAAACGCTCTGGATTAAGCCCCCATTTTATGGCTTCCCTATATTCATATTCACTGACACAAATAGTTTTATCCGTCACTTTCTCTAGCATGCGCTCAATAAATGCGTAGACTCGCTTTTTATAAACAGGAATATCCATTAAGAAAGCAAAGGCATGCGGACAGTAAATCACTTTGGGGTGATAAAAAACAAATATTATAGGCAAAGCCAAACGGCATAAAAAGCCAGCAAAACTACTGTGTAAATGAATTACATCCGGTTTTTTATTTAAAACAACTCGCAGAAAACAAAACAGAAGCAAAAATAATGACATGGTATTTCTTCCAGTTCTATTGAATGGAGAAAGCACATGTTCTCTAACACCAACCAGTTCAGATAACTGTTGTCTCGGAACAATGCATAATACCTCATCTTCAGTATCTTGCTGTTCCATAACCAGTTGTCGCATGATTGTCGCAACACCACCCTTTATTGTTTCGGCGACATGCAATATTTTCACTAATCACTCCAGGGCTTATCTTTTGCGTAGCCTTCAAGTATATTATTTATTTTATTAGCCGACGCCAACCAATTAAATCGCTTAGCGTTTTCAAAACCTCGTTTAATCAGTGAATCCCTTAAACCACCATCATGGTATAGTTTCTCTATCTGTGAAATTAAACTTTCAGAACAAGTTGGTGAAAAATAAAGCGCACTGTCGTTCAACACTTCCGGCATTGATGCTGTATTAGATGCAATAACAGGACAACCGCAAGATTGAGCCTCAAGCAATGGAATTCCGAAACCTTCATAGAGGGATGGGAAAACGAAAGCAAAGGCTCCTGAATAAAGCACTGCCAGTTCCTCATCAGTAACTCGGCCATAGTACTTTATATATGAATTATTACTCACTGCAGAATAGGTAACTGTTGAAAAATTTCTATTCGATGCACCGACAATTTTTAACTCCAAACCTAAACTATTATTTATTTTTTCAAAACTATCAATTATCAGTTTAAAATTCTTATGAACGCTTGGAGAAGATACACATAGAATATATGGATTGTCTGGCTCAGTAATTTTGCGTGGAAAGAAAACCTCAGTAGCTGCATTATTGACAACATCAATATTCTCAATTCCGTAGGCCCGCTCTATTTCATTTCGA
Above is a window of Serratia nematodiphila DZ0503SBS1 DNA encoding:
- a CDS encoding glycosyltransferase; this encodes MKILHVAETIKGGVATIMRQLVMEQQDTEDEVLCIVPRQQLSELVGVREHVLSPFNRTGRNTMSLFLLLFCFLRVVLNKKPDVIHLHSSFAGFLCRLALPIIFVFYHPKVIYCPHAFAFLMDIPVYKKRVYAFIERMLEKVTDKTICVSEYEYREAIKWGLNPERLVIIYNGVQDPLIVTQKSPYKYANKKNILFVGRTDHQKGFDHVLNITNLLSQNEDIHITVIGDYVIEYKSLPVYGEKITYIGWLKYEDIAPYFFHATVLLMPSRWEAFGLVAVEAQSYGLPVLAFERGSLPEIIINGVTGFLVDYGDIKGFSTVICDKNLDFWKTMSERSYDNYSKNFKSCFMTQKVSSLYREVIK
- a CDS encoding glycosyltransferase, with the translated sequence MERAYGIENIDVVNNAATEVFFPRKITEPDNPYILCVSSPSVHKNFKLIIDSFEKINNSLGLELKIVGASNRNFSTVTYSAVSNNSYIKYYGRVTDEELAVLYSGAFAFVFPSLYEGFGIPLLEAQSCGCPVIASNTASMPEVLNDSALYFSPTCSESLISQIEKLYHDGGLRDSLIKRGFENAKRFNWLASANKINNILEGYAKDKPWSD
- the wbaP gene encoding undecaprenyl-phosphate galactose phosphotransferase WbaP, which produces MKKTNVFFGDFTTKLMLALSDIFFFNISVYLSYFILYKLFDGLNNYIPQDEFFIRSVAQFVISVVCVLWFWTRLRHYTYRKPFWFELKEVLRTLVIFAVLDLALVAFSKWNFSRSVWVLSWMLIIILVPLGRALTKKILNKMGLWKKQTIIIGSGRNAFEAYAALQSEEVLGFEVVAFVCTDKPCEDNYFGIPVINSEEELWRCVNVESTQFIVALEFEQHALRDWWLKDLAKHNCRSVSVIPTLRGVPLYGTDMSFIFSHEVMILRVSNNLAKRSSRFIKRTFDIIGSSLILVALSPVLIFLTYKVSRDGGRPIYGHERVGHNGKKFKCLKFRSMVLNSQEVLADLLERDPEAREEWNKDFKLKNDPRITKIGAFIRKTSLDELPQLWNVLRGEMSLVGPRPVIEKELERYAGDVDYYFMAKPGMTGLWQVSGRNDIDYDTRVYFDAWYVKNWALWNDIAILFKTIGVVLKRDGAY
- a CDS encoding glycosyltransferase family 4 protein; the encoded protein is MRIALDSRFMQKVSQGTGTYTIELANNLVSCINRDDKLLLLADDPAIVLTKQAGQPFLNDNRVEIKKLISGWTPMNLLGGFALAEWRNKCDLLHTNYLSPLVTTRSTKHVVTVHDVMFRTHKQYFNPKLTKGLEIFTPPSLKKADHIIAVSHYTKDEIIKNFGVNENKITVVHEAASKQFHVKDKVKSNDVIASLGVTKPYFLFVGRFAAIKNIDSVIAAFERLADADVQLVLVGGFDPAFPNPALENKIFNNPDKIKVLRGVSNEDLVHLYNNTLCLVFPSFAEGFGLPILEAMSCGAPVITSTAGSCPEIAGDAALLVNPNDLSQLVSAMENVFNDAQLRASLSEKGLRRADTFSWQRCATETYSVYENIIGKF